The Solea senegalensis isolate Sse05_10M linkage group LG4, IFAPA_SoseM_1, whole genome shotgun sequence genome includes a region encoding these proteins:
- the LOC122767588 gene encoding tensin-2-like isoform X3 has protein sequence MEHVMENHYDFDLTYITERIISVFFLPDLEEQRYRRNLQEVASMLKSKHQDKFLLLNLSEKRHDITRLNQKVEDYGWPDLHAPPLDRICAICKAMETWLSADPSNVVVLHCKGNKGKTGVIVAAYMHYSKISAGADQALTTLAMRKFCEDKVSSSLQPSHNRYIYYFSGLLSGAIKMNSSPMFLHQILIPSLPNFQAGGGFYPFLKIYQSLQLVYTSGVYDPQSSRARKLCVTMEPALLLKGDIMVKCYHRRSRASEREVVFRVQFHTCTVHGAQLWFGKTELDVACTDDRFPPDATVEFIFSNGPEKMKGREYCKNDASVRVDYNTSDAVVRWDSYENFNLHHQDSMENISHLKGPLDGSLYAQVRKRRGPGSTTLAASPNGCLTRSPTVKPQTLSHPQPPTFTSNPNRSSLPPDPLQDAISPTICPERGNTDCQEARARDKTRGKEKDRETAILDDGDRLSSGGLRREHSCCSRTSAKCNDVGLERERGPSISNSHCLGRCNSTKVHPKSQTLPALPSKPVSPPLNPAHMELCHRHSAHPLSEVPWERPPPPPPLPCLHRPYYPYSAPEHAHPHSLSLPMSNRLCSGEEFHFFHYPNHSPSTHLSHQSLPSSPYREMFFSSPTQSSGCPCRDCSNRRGSVRTFQPLHPDQTESLQWSQGAGVQQTREVPPLWESENPWEVVRDTEVWQCKSATPSFQVCHSSLGQGSNQEQPRFVPASHQSYHSPQSLVDVRDGASSGYHTPPQPRHSCPCSPYQSSPAESHESRGYVSGYQSGSASPLPANSPSPGRVQLPETPSRSKEQQHSEVEKAKAVVEDDVSHGSEGKSDSNGPSSTPGLDSDHDYTLIGSSSPTHTEDSVTADSPPQSQENHTQLESCTNSILSTATASTVIQTHTVSLSGNTPQSSSEQNLSMDSKTGAAKNAGNAEGSNQSHASRYAAVIIPPVQMQLNGSALPSDTPSICSRNVTVNSSTSLNSSPSTTSPNSPVSSPEPQSSPQRSPMATDAAGHRLTPDRDSSADNKPPSPVPDGYNTPTFPLASYYYHLLNVPHVPYTGYTAVTIPAVQPPLPEKKRLSSTAGSQNGHSSLQRVSSAPVPAHHVTFSPPAGQQRRGSAQSNSKDEADIRVNAKFVQDSSKYWYKAGISRDQAIAVLKDKEPGTFLIRDSNSFQGAYGLALKVATPPPNANSSGSKVDPLEQLVRHFLIETGPRGVKIKGCQNESYFGSLSALVYQHSITPISLPCALRIPEKDLVGELQETQSTTSTSTAADLLKQGAACNVLYLNSVETESLTGPEAVSKATKCTLALSPRPVATVVHFKVSSQGITLTDSKRRLFFRRHYPITSVTFSSLDPQDKRIFGFVARRAGSATENVCHLFAEMDPDQPAVAIVNFINKVMLGPQLRR, from the exons TGCAGACCAGGCTCTCACCACACTCGCCATGAGGAAGTTCTGTGAAGATAAAGTCTCTTCTTCCCTACAGCCCTCTCACAACAG GTACATCTATTACTTTAGTGGCCTGCTGTCAGGTGCCATCAAAATGAACAGCAGTCCTATGTTCCTCCACCAGATCCTCATTCCCTCATTACCAAACTTCCAGGCTGGAGGAG GTTTCTATCCCTTCCTGAAAATCTATCAGTCTCTACAGCTGGTTTACACGTCAGGCGTATA tgatCCCCAGAGCTCCAGGGCGAGGAAGCTGTGTGTGACTATGGAGCCTGCATTGTTGCTAAAGGGGGACATTATG GTGAAGTGCTATCACCGGCGGAGTCGAGCATCAGAGAGGGAGGTGGTCTTCAGAGTCCAGTTCCACACTTGCACTGTTCACGGAGCCCAGCTGTGGTTTGGAAAGACTGAACTGGACGTGGCCTGCACAG ATGACAGGTTCCCCCCTGATGCTACTGTCGAGTTTATCTTCTCAAATGGGCCAGAAAAAATGAAAG GTCGGGAATATTGCAAGAATGATGCCTCTGTCAGAGTGGATTATAACACCTCAGACGCTGTGGTCAGATGGGATTCATATGAGAACTTCAACCTACACCACCAAGACAGCATGGAGA ACATCTCTCATCTGAAGGGCCCTCTGGATGGAAGTCTGTACGCACAGGTGAGGAAGCGACGTGGGCCAGGCTCCACCACTTTGGCAGCATCTCCAAATGGATGCCTTACTCGCAGCCCAACAGTGAAACCCCAAACTCTGAGCCACCCGCAGCCTCCCACCTTCACCAGTAATCCCAATCGCTCTTCGCTCCCCCCTGATCCACTGCAAGATGCTATTTCACCAACAATCTGCCCCGAAAGAGGAAACACCGACTGTCAAGAAGCCAGAGCACGAGACAAAACtagagggaaagaaaaggatAGGGAGACAGCAATTTTAGATGATGGAGACCGTCTAAGTTCAGGTGGCTTGAGGCGGGAGCACTCATGTTGTAGTCGAACAAGTGCAAAGTGCAATGATGTGGgactggagagggagagagggccCAGCATTTCTAACAGTCACTGTCTCGGACGTTGCAACAGCACCAAAGTGCACCCAAAAAGTCAGACCCTTCCTGCTTTGCCTTCCAAACCTGTGTCCCCTCCTCTGAATCCAGCTCACATGGAACTCTGCCATCGTCATAGTGCCCATCCTTTATCTGAGGTACCATGGGAACGtccaccccctcccccacccctgCCCTGTCTCCACAGACCATACTACCCTTACTCTGCCCCTGAACATGCACACCCACACAGTCTTTCCCTCCCGATGTCAAACAGACTCTGCAGTGGTGAGGAGTTTCACTTCTTCCATTATCCCAACCACAGCCCATCCACTCATCTCTCCCACCAGTCACTGCCCTCCAGTCCTTACAGGGAAATGTTCTTCAGCTCTCCAACACAGTCCTCTGGTTGCCCCTGTCGGGACTGCTCCAACAGGCGAGGCTCAGTCAGAACATTCCAACCATTACACCCAGACCAAACAGAGAGCCTACAATGGTCCCAGGGAGCAGGGGTACAGCAAACAAGAGAGGTGCCCCCACTGTGGGAAAGTGAAAATCCATGGGAGGtggtgagagacacagaggtctGGCAGTGCAAATCAGCCACACCTTCGTTCCAGGTCTGTCACTCTTCTTTGGGTCAGGGCTCAAACCAGGAACAGCCCAGATTTGTACCTGCATCTCACCAGAGCTACCATAGTCCCCAGTCTTTGGTGGATGTGCGGGATGGAGCCAGCAGTGGGTACCACACACCTCCACAGCCCCGCCACTCCTGCCCCTGCTCTCCTTATCAGTCGTCCCCAGCTGAGAGCCACGAGAGCCGGGGTTATGTCTCAGGATACCAGTCTGGGTCGGCCTCACCTCTGCCTGCTAATAGCCCGTCTCCTGGGAGAGTCCAGCTGCCTGAGACTCCCTCTAGATCCAAAGAACAGCAACACAGTGAAG TGGAAAAAGCCAAAGCTGTTGTGGAGGATGATGTATCCCACGGTTCAGAAGGTAAATCAGACTCTAACGGTCCATCAAGTACTCCTGGACTGGACTCTGATCATGACTACACACTCATCGGTAGCAgcagccccacacacactgaagataG TGTGACTGCTGACAGCCCTCCTCAAAGCCAGGAAAACCACACACAGCTAGAATCCTGCACAAATAGCATCTTGAGTACTGCAACAGCATCAACAGTCATACAAACCCATACTGTCAGCTTATCTGGAAACACCCCACAGTCATCAAGTGAGCAGAATTTGAGTATGGACAGTAAGACTGGTGCAGCTAAGAATGCAGGAAATGCTGAAGGATCTAACCAGTCACATGCTTCCCGTTATGCTGCAGTCATCATCCCCCCTGTCCAAATGCAGCTCAATGGTTCTGCTCTGCCCAGTGATACCCCATCCATCTGTAGCAGGAATGTTACCGTTAATTCTTCAACCAGTCTCAATTCTAGCCCCTCCACCACATCCCCAAATTCTCCTGTTAGCTCCCCAGAGCCTCAGTCGTCTCCACAGCGCTCCCCGATGGCTACAGACGCAGCAGGGCACAGACTAACTCCTGACAGAGACAGCTCAGCTGACAACAAACCTCCGTCACCTGTGCCAGATGGATACAACACACCCACATTTCCATTAGCATCTTATTACTACCATTTACTGAACGTCCCTCATGTCCCATACACGGGTTACACTGCAGTCACCATCCCCGCTGTCCAGCCACCACTCCCAGAGAAGAAGCGCCTTTCCTCCACTGCAGGATCTCAAAATGGACACAGCTCTCTTCAGAGAGTCTCCTCAGCTCCAGTCCCAGCACACCACGTTACTTTCTCTCCTCCAGCGGGGCAACAGAGACGAGGCTCTGCACAGTCAAACTCCAAAGACGAGGCAGATATTCGGGTTAATGCCAAATTTGTCCAGGATAGCTCCAAGTACTGGTACAAAGCAGGCATCTCCAGAGACCAAG CTATAGCTGTGTTAAAGGACAAGGAACCTGGAACTTTCCTCATCAGGGACAGTAACTCCTTTCAGGGGGCGTACGGTCTGGCCCTGAAAGTGGCCACCCCTCCTCCCAATGCCAATTCCAGTGGCAGCAAAG TAGATCCTCTGGAACAGCTGGTGAGACACTTCCTCATCGAGACCGGCCCACGAGGAGTGAAGATAAAGGGCTGTCAGAATGAGTCCTACTTTG GGAGTTTATCAGCTCTGGTGTATCAGCATTCAATCACTCCCATCTCTTTACCTTGTGCCCTTCGTATCCCAGAAAAAG ATCTGGTTGGGGAACTTCAAGAGACGCAGAGTACAACAAGCACCAGCACAGCAGCTGATCTCCTCAAACAAGGAGCAG CCTGTAACGTGCTTTACTTGAACTCCGTGGAAACCGAGTCTCTGACGGGACCGGAGGCTGTTTCCAAGGCAACTAAGTGCACTTTGGCTCTGAGTCCACGTCCAGTGGCAACAGTGGTTCACTTCAAAGTGTCGTCTCAGGGAATCACTCTAACGGACAGCAAAAGAAG GCTGTTTTTCAGGAGACACTATCCGATTACCAGTGTCACTTTCAGCAGCCTTGACCCGCAAGACAAAAG GATTTTTGGTTTTGTGGCCCGGCGGGCGGGCAGTGCTACAGAAAACGTGTGTCACCTGTTTGCAGAGATGGACCCAGACCAGCCGGCAGTGGCCATCGTCAATTTCATCAACAAAGTCATGCTGGGACCACAGCTACGTAGATGA
- the LOC122767588 gene encoding tensin-2-like isoform X2 — protein sequence MEHVMENHYDFDLTYITERIISVFFLPDLEEQRYRRNLQEVASMLKSKHQDKFLLLNLSEKRHDITRLNQKVEDYGWPDLHAPPLDRICAICKAMETWLSADPSNVVVLHCKGNKGKTGVIVAAYMHYSKISAGADQALTTLAMRKFCEDKVSSSLQPSHNRYIYYFSGLLSGAIKMNSSPMFLHQILIPSLPNFQAGGGFYPFLKIYQSLQLVYTSGVYDPQSSRARKLCVTMEPALLLKGDIMVKCYHRRSRASEREVVFRVQFHTCTVHGAQLWFGKTELDVACTDDRFPPDATVEFIFSNGPEKMKGREYCKNDASVRVDYNTSDAVVRWDSYENFNLHHQDSMENISHLKGPLDGSLYAQVRKRRGPGSTTLAASPNGCLTRSPTVKPQTLSHPQPPTFTSNPNRSSLPPDPLQDAISPTICPERGNTDCQEARARDKTRGKEKDRETAILDDGDRLSSGGLRREHSCCSRTSAKCNDVGLERERGPSISNSHCLGRCNSTKVHPKSQTLPALPSKPVSPPLNPAHMELCHRHSAHPLSEVPWERPPPPPPLPCLHRPYYPYSAPEHAHPHSLSLPMSNRLCSGEEFHFFHYPNHSPSTHLSHQSLPSSPYREMFFSSPTQSSGCPCRDCSNRRGSVRTFQPLHPDQTESLQWSQGAGVQQTREVPPLWESENPWEVVRDTEVWQCKSATPSFQVCHSSLGQGSNQEQPRFVPASHQSYHSPQSLVDVRDGASSGYHTPPQPRHSCPCSPYQSSPAESHESRGYVSGYQSGSASPLPANSPSPGRVQLPETPSRSKEQQHSEVEKAKAVVEDDVSHGSEGKSDSNGPSSTPGLDSDHDYTLIGSSSPTHTEDSVTADSPPQSQENHTQLESCTNSILSTATASTVIQTHTVSLSGNTPQSSSEQNLSMDSKTGAAKNAGNAEGSNQSHASRYAAVIIPPVQMQLNGSALPSDTPSICSRNVTVNSSTSLNSSPSTTSPNSPVSSPEPQSSPQRSPMATDAAGHRLTPDRDSSADNKPPSPVPDGYNTPTFPLASYYYHLLNVPHVPYTGYTAVTIPAVQPPLPEKKRLSSTAGSQNGHSSLQRVSSAPVPAHHVTFSPPAGQQRRGSAQSNSKDEADIRVNAKFVQDSSKYWYKAGISRDQAIAVLKDKEPGTFLIRDSNSFQGAYGLALKVATPPPNANSSGSKDPLEQLVRHFLIETGPRGVKIKGCQNESYFGSLSALVYQHSITPISLPCALRIPEKDLVGELQETQSTTSTSTAADLLKQGAACNVLYLNSVETESLTGPEAVSKATKCTLALSPRPVATVVHFKVSSQGITLTDSKRRLFFRRHYPITSVTFSSLDPQDKRWTNSGSTSGKIFGFVARRAGSATENVCHLFAEMDPDQPAVAIVNFINKVMLGPQLRR from the exons TGCAGACCAGGCTCTCACCACACTCGCCATGAGGAAGTTCTGTGAAGATAAAGTCTCTTCTTCCCTACAGCCCTCTCACAACAG GTACATCTATTACTTTAGTGGCCTGCTGTCAGGTGCCATCAAAATGAACAGCAGTCCTATGTTCCTCCACCAGATCCTCATTCCCTCATTACCAAACTTCCAGGCTGGAGGAG GTTTCTATCCCTTCCTGAAAATCTATCAGTCTCTACAGCTGGTTTACACGTCAGGCGTATA tgatCCCCAGAGCTCCAGGGCGAGGAAGCTGTGTGTGACTATGGAGCCTGCATTGTTGCTAAAGGGGGACATTATG GTGAAGTGCTATCACCGGCGGAGTCGAGCATCAGAGAGGGAGGTGGTCTTCAGAGTCCAGTTCCACACTTGCACTGTTCACGGAGCCCAGCTGTGGTTTGGAAAGACTGAACTGGACGTGGCCTGCACAG ATGACAGGTTCCCCCCTGATGCTACTGTCGAGTTTATCTTCTCAAATGGGCCAGAAAAAATGAAAG GTCGGGAATATTGCAAGAATGATGCCTCTGTCAGAGTGGATTATAACACCTCAGACGCTGTGGTCAGATGGGATTCATATGAGAACTTCAACCTACACCACCAAGACAGCATGGAGA ACATCTCTCATCTGAAGGGCCCTCTGGATGGAAGTCTGTACGCACAGGTGAGGAAGCGACGTGGGCCAGGCTCCACCACTTTGGCAGCATCTCCAAATGGATGCCTTACTCGCAGCCCAACAGTGAAACCCCAAACTCTGAGCCACCCGCAGCCTCCCACCTTCACCAGTAATCCCAATCGCTCTTCGCTCCCCCCTGATCCACTGCAAGATGCTATTTCACCAACAATCTGCCCCGAAAGAGGAAACACCGACTGTCAAGAAGCCAGAGCACGAGACAAAACtagagggaaagaaaaggatAGGGAGACAGCAATTTTAGATGATGGAGACCGTCTAAGTTCAGGTGGCTTGAGGCGGGAGCACTCATGTTGTAGTCGAACAAGTGCAAAGTGCAATGATGTGGgactggagagggagagagggccCAGCATTTCTAACAGTCACTGTCTCGGACGTTGCAACAGCACCAAAGTGCACCCAAAAAGTCAGACCCTTCCTGCTTTGCCTTCCAAACCTGTGTCCCCTCCTCTGAATCCAGCTCACATGGAACTCTGCCATCGTCATAGTGCCCATCCTTTATCTGAGGTACCATGGGAACGtccaccccctcccccacccctgCCCTGTCTCCACAGACCATACTACCCTTACTCTGCCCCTGAACATGCACACCCACACAGTCTTTCCCTCCCGATGTCAAACAGACTCTGCAGTGGTGAGGAGTTTCACTTCTTCCATTATCCCAACCACAGCCCATCCACTCATCTCTCCCACCAGTCACTGCCCTCCAGTCCTTACAGGGAAATGTTCTTCAGCTCTCCAACACAGTCCTCTGGTTGCCCCTGTCGGGACTGCTCCAACAGGCGAGGCTCAGTCAGAACATTCCAACCATTACACCCAGACCAAACAGAGAGCCTACAATGGTCCCAGGGAGCAGGGGTACAGCAAACAAGAGAGGTGCCCCCACTGTGGGAAAGTGAAAATCCATGGGAGGtggtgagagacacagaggtctGGCAGTGCAAATCAGCCACACCTTCGTTCCAGGTCTGTCACTCTTCTTTGGGTCAGGGCTCAAACCAGGAACAGCCCAGATTTGTACCTGCATCTCACCAGAGCTACCATAGTCCCCAGTCTTTGGTGGATGTGCGGGATGGAGCCAGCAGTGGGTACCACACACCTCCACAGCCCCGCCACTCCTGCCCCTGCTCTCCTTATCAGTCGTCCCCAGCTGAGAGCCACGAGAGCCGGGGTTATGTCTCAGGATACCAGTCTGGGTCGGCCTCACCTCTGCCTGCTAATAGCCCGTCTCCTGGGAGAGTCCAGCTGCCTGAGACTCCCTCTAGATCCAAAGAACAGCAACACAGTGAAG TGGAAAAAGCCAAAGCTGTTGTGGAGGATGATGTATCCCACGGTTCAGAAGGTAAATCAGACTCTAACGGTCCATCAAGTACTCCTGGACTGGACTCTGATCATGACTACACACTCATCGGTAGCAgcagccccacacacactgaagataG TGTGACTGCTGACAGCCCTCCTCAAAGCCAGGAAAACCACACACAGCTAGAATCCTGCACAAATAGCATCTTGAGTACTGCAACAGCATCAACAGTCATACAAACCCATACTGTCAGCTTATCTGGAAACACCCCACAGTCATCAAGTGAGCAGAATTTGAGTATGGACAGTAAGACTGGTGCAGCTAAGAATGCAGGAAATGCTGAAGGATCTAACCAGTCACATGCTTCCCGTTATGCTGCAGTCATCATCCCCCCTGTCCAAATGCAGCTCAATGGTTCTGCTCTGCCCAGTGATACCCCATCCATCTGTAGCAGGAATGTTACCGTTAATTCTTCAACCAGTCTCAATTCTAGCCCCTCCACCACATCCCCAAATTCTCCTGTTAGCTCCCCAGAGCCTCAGTCGTCTCCACAGCGCTCCCCGATGGCTACAGACGCAGCAGGGCACAGACTAACTCCTGACAGAGACAGCTCAGCTGACAACAAACCTCCGTCACCTGTGCCAGATGGATACAACACACCCACATTTCCATTAGCATCTTATTACTACCATTTACTGAACGTCCCTCATGTCCCATACACGGGTTACACTGCAGTCACCATCCCCGCTGTCCAGCCACCACTCCCAGAGAAGAAGCGCCTTTCCTCCACTGCAGGATCTCAAAATGGACACAGCTCTCTTCAGAGAGTCTCCTCAGCTCCAGTCCCAGCACACCACGTTACTTTCTCTCCTCCAGCGGGGCAACAGAGACGAGGCTCTGCACAGTCAAACTCCAAAGACGAGGCAGATATTCGGGTTAATGCCAAATTTGTCCAGGATAGCTCCAAGTACTGGTACAAAGCAGGCATCTCCAGAGACCAAG CTATAGCTGTGTTAAAGGACAAGGAACCTGGAACTTTCCTCATCAGGGACAGTAACTCCTTTCAGGGGGCGTACGGTCTGGCCCTGAAAGTGGCCACCCCTCCTCCCAATGCCAATTCCAGTGGCAGCAAAG ATCCTCTGGAACAGCTGGTGAGACACTTCCTCATCGAGACCGGCCCACGAGGAGTGAAGATAAAGGGCTGTCAGAATGAGTCCTACTTTG GGAGTTTATCAGCTCTGGTGTATCAGCATTCAATCACTCCCATCTCTTTACCTTGTGCCCTTCGTATCCCAGAAAAAG ATCTGGTTGGGGAACTTCAAGAGACGCAGAGTACAACAAGCACCAGCACAGCAGCTGATCTCCTCAAACAAGGAGCAG CCTGTAACGTGCTTTACTTGAACTCCGTGGAAACCGAGTCTCTGACGGGACCGGAGGCTGTTTCCAAGGCAACTAAGTGCACTTTGGCTCTGAGTCCACGTCCAGTGGCAACAGTGGTTCACTTCAAAGTGTCGTCTCAGGGAATCACTCTAACGGACAGCAAAAGAAG GCTGTTTTTCAGGAGACACTATCCGATTACCAGTGTCACTTTCAGCAGCCTTGACCCGCAAGACAAAAG GTGGACTAATTCTGGTAGCACATCCGGCAA GATTTTTGGTTTTGTGGCCCGGCGGGCGGGCAGTGCTACAGAAAACGTGTGTCACCTGTTTGCAGAGATGGACCCAGACCAGCCGGCAGTGGCCATCGTCAATTTCATCAACAAAGTCATGCTGGGACCACAGCTACGTAGATGA